The segment TTTGGCGCTTTTACCACATTATAATACTCAAATTTACTCTCATCAGCAATATGTTTATACTCAATCGCTAACTCAAAATCAGTCTCAGAGTTATCAATACAAAAGCTAATAGGATATATCATTGCTCTTTTGCTTGTTAAATTCGGCAAAACTTCACTTAAATTCGGCTCTAGCCATTTGATTGGGCCAAGGCGGGATTGATAGGCTAGAGTAATGCTTTTAAACCTCACTCCACGGCTATTTAAAAGAGAGCTTAATATCCCCACATGCTCCCTTAAATGCTTCTCATACAAATCCCCATTATCTATAATCTTCTGCGGTAAAGAGTGCGCCGAAAATATCAGATCAATACCGGTAGCATCATCATCGCCTAGAGTTTTGATAATGTGATTGCATATGATATTATTGAATTTAGTATTATTATAAAAATACTCTATTATACTAACTTTTGCTTCAATTTTAAGATCACTTAAAGCCTTTTGGGCTGATTTAAGGCTTGAGAGAATTGTGGTTGTAGAGTGGTGCGGATATAGTGGAAATAGCACTATCTCATCAGCGTCTTTATATTTTTTAAAGGTATCAAAAGCAAAAGGCGGAGTATAATTCATCGCATAATCAAAGATTAGATTATCTGAACCAAATTTGGCATTTAATTTAGATATTAGCGATCTTGTGATATCGCCTAGAGCAGATTTGCCACCTAATTGCAAATAATTTTGCGTGGCTGATTTAACCCGCATTGTAGTTATCATCCAAGCTACAAAGGCTCTTAAATAGCGATTTTTAATCCCTAAAATATATGGATCATTAAACATATTTTTCAAAAATACTCTAACTTGAGCTAGCTCATCAACACCGCCCATATTTAATAGTACAACTACTTTTTTCATCACTTACCCTTTGCTAAATTGAGCTAATTATTAAGCTAATTATATTGAAAAAAATTTAATATTTTACCACTCAATAGAGCGATTATAGCGGATATTTTGACCATTTTGTATCCCCATCACCTCGCCAAAATCCCCCACGCCTACCCAAGAGCTATCCTTAAACAACCTCACCCAAACAAAATCACCCCCATAAAAATGAGTATTATTAATCTCAAATTCGCTCTTTTGCTCACTATTAATCTCAATTTCCATCACGCCATCAATCACATCGCTAGAATTTAGAGTAGAATTAAATTT is part of the Campylobacter lanienae NCTC 13004 genome and harbors:
- the hemH gene encoding ferrochelatase; the encoded protein is MKKVVVLLNMGGVDELAQVRVFLKNMFNDPYILGIKNRYLRAFVAWMITTMRVKSATQNYLQLGGKSALGDITRSLISKLNAKFGSDNLIFDYAMNYTPPFAFDTFKKYKDADEIVLFPLYPHHSTTTILSSLKSAQKALSDLKIEAKVSIIEYFYNNTKFNNIICNHIIKTLGDDDATGIDLIFSAHSLPQKIIDNGDLYEKHLREHVGILSSLLNSRGVRFKSITLAYQSRLGPIKWLEPNLSEVLPNLTSKRAMIYPISFCIDNSETDFELAIEYKHIADESKFEYYNVVKAPNDSDEFAQFIANSI